A genomic segment from Triticum dicoccoides isolate Atlit2015 ecotype Zavitan chromosome 1A, WEW_v2.0, whole genome shotgun sequence encodes:
- the LOC119351630 gene encoding protein FAR-RED IMPAIRED RESPONSE 1-like gives MDDGTCIVQESSDMSISSDDDGIKQQKKSNVEVEHDLGEAQPDVSLGDPELGMTFGNENEVREYYTQYAKAKGFGVTRRSSNSDDNGQLRYLTLSCSRHGKTQSNSRNMLKPNPSAGLGCKAKINVTRGPDGKLYLSKVILDHNHALSPLKSRLFRCNKRLDYHVKRKLELNDRAGIRVNKNFNSFVVAADGHHNLTFGEKDSRNFLEKIRRLKLGSGDAEAVRDYFIKMQSDNPNFFSVMDVDDESRLRNVFWADARSRAVYDSFHDVITFDTTYLMNKYDMPFACFVGVNHHGQSVLLGCALLSNEDTGTFVWLFQAWLTCMSNRQPKAIVTDQAKAIQNGVEVVFPESRYRWCLWHIMKKIPEKLGGYDEYDRIKVAVGNAVYDSLTVAEFEVAWMHMIEKYDLGDNEWLKGLYNYRHRWVPAFVKDAFWAGMSTTQRSESMNAFFDGYVNA, from the coding sequence ATGGATGATGGAACTTGTATTGTTCAAGAATCAAGTGACATGTCTATTTCAAGCGACGATGATGGCATTAAGCAGCAGAAGAAAAGCAATGTGGAAGTTGAACATGACCTTGGTGAAGCCCAACCAGATGTGTCACTTGGAGATCCTGAACTGGGGATGACCTTTGGTAATGAGAATGAGGTGCGAGAGTATTATACCCAGTATGCTAAAGCAAAAGGCTTTGGTGTGACGAGAAGAAGTTCAAACAGTGATGATAATGGACAATTGAGGTACCTTACACTTTCCTGCAGCCGTCATGGTAAGACTCAGTCCAACTCAAGAAATATGTTGAAGCCAAATCCATCAGCCGGGTTAGGATGCAAAGCTAAAATTAATGTTACTCGTGGTCCTGATGGGAAGTTGTACCTTTCGAAGGTCATATTGGATCATAATCATGCATTAAGTCCACTAAAATCTCGGTTATTTAGATGCAACAAAAGGTTAGACTACCATGTTAAGCGAAAGCTTGAGTTGAATGACAGAGCCGGAATTCGGGTAAACAAGAACTTCAATTCTTTTGTTGTGGCAGCAGATGGTCATCATAACCTAACTTTTGGTGAGAAAGATTCTCGTAATTTTCTAGAGAAAATAAGGAGGCTGAAACTTGGCAGTGGTGATGCTGAAGCGGTTCGTGACTACTTTATTAAAATGCAATCCGACAACCCAAACTTTTTTAGTGTAATGGATGTTGATGATGAATCCCGACTTAGGAATGTATTTTGGGCTGATGCCAGAAGTAGGGCAGTGTATGACTCTTTTCATGATGTCATTACTTTTGATACGACATATTTGATGAACAAATATGATATGCCGTTTGCTTGTTTTGTCGGAGTGAATCATCATGGCCAATCAGTTTTGCTAGGATGTGCTTTATTATCAAATGAAGATACTGGAACATTTGTTTGGTTATTTCAAGCATGGCTCACATGTATGTCAAATCGTCAACCAAAAGCAATTGTCACGGATCAAGCAAAAGCAATTCAGAATGGTGTGGAAGTAGTTTTTCCGGAATCTCGATACAGATGGTGCTTGTGGCACATAATGAAAAAGATACCCGAGAAGCTAGGTGGGTATGATGAATATGATCGCATCAAGGTTGCTGTTGGCAATGCGGTCTATGATTCATTAACAGTTGCAGAGTTTGAAGTTGCTTGGATGCATATGATTGAGAAGTATGATCTTGGTGATAATGAATGGCTTAAAGGGCTTTACAACTATCGACACCGTTGGGTTCCAGCATTTGTGAAAGATGCCTTTTGGGCAggtatgtctactacacaacgtaGTGAGAGTATGAATGCCTTCTTTGATGGATATGTTAATGCA
- the LOC119366011 gene encoding uncharacterized protein LOC119366011: protein MELHVFREVFSRAPAHVEASGFTGKHGRTFRVAVTLLLPGAHFVQMCPEASLKVLPPPLFRGDHMVRCMPEEALSWKRLVCVHYQIRQSRNNGDPFDLDIKKTLQPLLMGSM, encoded by the exons atggagctccacgtctTTCGGGAGGTCTTCTCCAGGGCGCCCGCTCATGTGGAGGCTTCTGGGTTCAcggggaagcacggcaggaccttcAGGGTGGCCGTGACGTTGCTGCTTCCCGGTGCTCACTTCGTGCAGATGTGCCCCGAGGCGAGCCTCAAGGTCCTGCCGCCTCCGCTGTTTCGCGGCGACCACATGGTCAGGTGCATGCCGGAGGAGGCCTTGTCATGGAAGCGCCTGGTGTGTGTGCATTATCAAATCAGACAGAGCAGAAATAACGGTGATCCTTTCGATTTGGATATCAAG aagacgctgcaaccccttctgatgggttctatgtag